From one Mustelus asterias chromosome 2, sMusAst1.hap1.1, whole genome shotgun sequence genomic stretch:
- the hus1 gene encoding checkpoint protein HUS1 isoform X1, protein MKFRGKIVDVGCLNHFTRVANTISKLTKSCILRLTSDKLYFILSDKMASGGVAMWCQLFQGNFFDEFQIEGVSAEHNEIYLELMPENLSRSLKTAQNAKTVKIKLTMKHCPCITIAVELPSLSSHSRIVTHDIPVSIIPRKLWNDFEEPSVPDFDVSIYLPVLKIMKSVVERMKNLANHVVIEANQNGEMNLKIDTDLVSVTTHFKELGNPPWVDEGTQPDSFQIKDPANMAEARIDIKKLLQFLAGQQVNPSKAICNIVSKKVVHFVLLHEDVSLQYFIPALA, encoded by the exons GTGTAGCGAACACTATTTCCAAACTCACAAAGTCATGTATTCTAAGGCTTACCAGCGACAAACTGTACTTTATCCTTTCTGACAAAATGGCCAGTGGTGGTGTTGCAATGTGGTGTCAATTATTTCAG GGTAATTTTTTTGATGAGTTCCAGATTGAAGGAGTGTCAGCAGAGCATAATGAAATTTATCTGGAACTAATGCCTGAAAACCTCTCAAGGTCTTTGAAAACAGCTCAAAATGCCAAAACTGTGAAAATTAAGCTGACAATGAAACATTGTCCATGTATCACCATTGCTGTAGAACTG CCGTCCCTCTCCAGCCACAGTCGCATTGTTACACATGACATTCCTGTCAGCATCATCCCCAGAAAGCTTTGGAATGACTTTGAAGAACCCAGTGTTCCAGATTTTGAT GTCAGTATTTATTTACCGGTACTGAAGATCATGAAGAGTGTTGTGGAAAGAATGAAGAATCTTGCTAACCATGTT GTGATTGAAGCCAATCAGAATGGAGAAATGAATTTGAAAATTGATACTGATTTGGTGTCAGTGACAACACATTTTAAAGAACTTGGGAATCCCCCTTGGG TTGACGAAGGTACGCAACCAGATTCTTTCCAAATAAAAGATCCAGCGAACATGGCTGAAGCAAGAATAGACATAAAGAAACTTCTTCAGTTTCTTGCCGGTCAGCAGGTCAATCCAAGCAAAGCCATATGTA ATATAGTGAGTAAAAAGGTTGTTCATTTTGTTTTACTACATGAGGATGTGTCTCTCCAGTACTTTATACCAGCTCTTGCTTGA
- the hus1 gene encoding checkpoint protein HUS1 isoform X2, protein MASGGVAMWCQLFQGNFFDEFQIEGVSAEHNEIYLELMPENLSRSLKTAQNAKTVKIKLTMKHCPCITIAVELPSLSSHSRIVTHDIPVSIIPRKLWNDFEEPSVPDFDVSIYLPVLKIMKSVVERMKNLANHVVIEANQNGEMNLKIDTDLVSVTTHFKELGNPPWVDEGTQPDSFQIKDPANMAEARIDIKKLLQFLAGQQVNPSKAICNIVSKKVVHFVLLHEDVSLQYFIPALA, encoded by the exons ATGGCCAGTGGTGGTGTTGCAATGTGGTGTCAATTATTTCAG GGTAATTTTTTTGATGAGTTCCAGATTGAAGGAGTGTCAGCAGAGCATAATGAAATTTATCTGGAACTAATGCCTGAAAACCTCTCAAGGTCTTTGAAAACAGCTCAAAATGCCAAAACTGTGAAAATTAAGCTGACAATGAAACATTGTCCATGTATCACCATTGCTGTAGAACTG CCGTCCCTCTCCAGCCACAGTCGCATTGTTACACATGACATTCCTGTCAGCATCATCCCCAGAAAGCTTTGGAATGACTTTGAAGAACCCAGTGTTCCAGATTTTGAT GTCAGTATTTATTTACCGGTACTGAAGATCATGAAGAGTGTTGTGGAAAGAATGAAGAATCTTGCTAACCATGTT GTGATTGAAGCCAATCAGAATGGAGAAATGAATTTGAAAATTGATACTGATTTGGTGTCAGTGACAACACATTTTAAAGAACTTGGGAATCCCCCTTGGG TTGACGAAGGTACGCAACCAGATTCTTTCCAAATAAAAGATCCAGCGAACATGGCTGAAGCAAGAATAGACATAAAGAAACTTCTTCAGTTTCTTGCCGGTCAGCAGGTCAATCCAAGCAAAGCCATATGTA ATATAGTGAGTAAAAAGGTTGTTCATTTTGTTTTACTACATGAGGATGTGTCTCTCCAGTACTTTATACCAGCTCTTGCTTGA